The DNA region TTGCCATCATCCCGCCCATCGTGGTCCGCGACGAACTGGGAGCCGGCACCCTGGTCGAGGCGGCGCGGCTCGATGGGATCAGCGAGACCTTCTTCGCCGTCACCCAGAGGCGCCGGTTCCCGAACCCGCTGCTGAAGGAAATCCTGCGGCGCTAGCCTGCCCTACAGCGCCGCCCCCCAGACGCGGAAGCGGCCCTGGCCCGTGACCTCACGTACCAGGCCGCGGGCGAACAGAAGGTCAAGGTTGCGCTGGACGGCGGCGCGGCTGGCGCCGGTCTCGGTTTCGGCCTGGGGGGCCGCCAGGGTGGGATGGGCCACCAACGCCGCGATCAGGCGGGCGGGGGTGCGGCCCTGCAGATCGGCCACGCCGGCCTGGGCACGGGCCTGCCAGGCGGCCAGCCGGTCCAGCGCCATCAGGGCGGAAAGCACGGCCCGGTGCGCGCCCGAGATCCAGCCGGCAAGCCGGCGGTCGGGGTCGCCCGTCACGGTCAGCGCGGTGACGCCCGTCAGCGACAGGGGCAGGAAGGGCAGCGCGCGGCCGGACCCGGCGGCGAGGCGCTGGCCCAGCACCGCCGCCTCGATCCCGGCCAGGTGCGCCGGCCTTTCGGTCAGGCCGCGCCAGAGATGGAAGGCCGCGCAGCCGCGGGTCACGGGAGAGAGAAGCTCGGTCTCGCGCAGGGCTTCGGCGACCTCATCGGCGAGTTGCGGGTCGGGGCGGCCCTCGCCGCCCAAGGTCTCGGCCAGCGCGGCAGCAAGGGGCGCGGGGCGGTTGGGCGCGGCCAGACGACGCGCGGCCCAGGCGGTGCGGATCAGCCCGTCACCGCCCTCGCCCACCGCGCCGACGCGATACGACAGCCAGAGCGCCAGCCGGTCAGAGGTCACACGATCACCGGTCCACCAGCTGAGAGCGGCGGCCTCGTCCAGCGCGATCCGCCCAAGGGCACCGGGGCCAGAGGCGCGCAGCCGTTCCGAAAGACGGCCGGCATCGAAGGCAAGCTCGGCCAGGTCGGAGGCGAGTGCCGCCTCGGCCGCGCGCCAGACCGGGGCGGCCTCAGGTCGGGGGCCTGCCCAGGGCGCCGCGCCGGGCGGTTCGTCTTCGGGCGGGGCGGGCAGGAACCACAGATCGGCTTCCTCTGCGTCTGCCGGGTCGAAGGGGTTGTGCAAGGGTTCGGGCCCCTGTCCCATGCCGCTGCCGCCTTTCCGATGTCTTGCGCATTATCGCCGGAAAACGGGCGGAGCCAATGGCCGGATGCGGGGCAAGACGGCGGCAGCGCGAGATGAAGCCTTCCCCGCGGGGAAGGTTTCGCCTTCAGGGCGCGACCTGGTCCAGCATCAGGCGCAGGGCCTGTTCCAGACGGGTGCGGTCGATGGCGGAAAAGTCGCGGTCGAGCCGGATGTCCAGCCGGCCTTTGGCTGCGATGCAGAGGCAGCGTTCATGGCGGCGGTCGAAGGTGAAGCTGGTCCTTGTGCCCGCCGCGGCGCGCGACGGGCGCGGGGCCGGCCGGATAGCCTGGCCGGCACCATCCTCCACGGCGCCGCACAGGCGGCGCAGCACATCGAGCTCGTCGGCAATGGAGCGGTTGTCCCAATCCGCAAGCTCGGCACGGATGGCCATGGCCAGGCCTTCGACCTCTTCCAGGCGGCGGGCCAGCGTCAGGCCAAGGGAACGGGGAATTTCCTGCGGGTAGAGCAGGGCCTTGTCCAGCCGCCGCACGATGGTCATGAAGCTGCGGATATAGCTGCGCTTCTGATAGCTGGCGGATTTGTACAGGACGGCCACGGCCCTTTCGGGATCGTCCTCGGAGGTGCCTGGGTCGGATGCGAAGTCCAGCGCCAGCATCGCCATTTCGGCGAAGGAGATGCCCTTGCGGACAAGGTTCTCGTCCACCATCCGGCGATAGAGCGCGTCGAGGTCGGCGCCGGGCTCGGTGACGGCGGCGGGAATGGCGCCATAGGCGGCGACATCGCCGGTCTCTTTCAGAAGCTCGCGGTAGGCCGAAAGGCGGCGGTAGCCCTGTATCAGATCGAAGTCGCCATCGGGTCGCGATTCCACCCGGATCGGGTTGGACAGGCCAAGCTCGGCGATGGAGGATTTGAGTTCGGAAAGCTCGAAATCGGGCACTTTCTTGCGGTCGCGCACCAGCTTGACCATGCAGATGCGGTCCAGGGCAACCGGCTGGACGACATAGGCGGCACGGTGTGGCGCGGCGGAGACCTTCCCCGCGGGGAAGGTGGCAGGCCCGCCCGTTGGTGGCGCCACGGAGAGGCGCATTTCAAGAGTTCCTCGCGGGTCGGGCATGGTGGTCTCCTGGCGGACTGGTGCGGGTCCAGATGGCCGGGAAACCGGTTTACGAAGGCTTTCACCGCCGCGCGCAGGGTGGGCGCCGGATGGGCGGGCGCGATCCGTCAGGGGGTGCGGATGGCGGCGATGTATTCGCCGAACAGTTCGCGCTCGCTGGTTATGTCGAGCTTGCGGTAGATCGAGAGGCGGTAGTTCTTCACCGTCCCGCGCGAAAGGCCAAGCTTGCGGGCGATCTCGATCACCGGGTAGCCCTGAAGCATCTTGAGCGCGACCTGCTGTTCGCGTTCCGACAGAAGGTCGACCATCTGGGGCGGAAGCCCGGATTCGCCGCCGAAGCCATGCGCGGTGCCGTCGGTCGTGACCTCGTCGCAATAGCCGCGCGGCGCGGGGCCGAAATCGGCCGGAAGTTGCGTGCGGCGCAGCGAC from Neotabrizicola shimadae includes:
- a CDS encoding DUF1403 family protein: MGQGPEPLHNPFDPADAEEADLWFLPAPPEDEPPGAAPWAGPRPEAAPVWRAAEAALASDLAELAFDAGRLSERLRASGPGALGRIALDEAAALSWWTGDRVTSDRLALWLSYRVGAVGEGGDGLIRTAWAARRLAAPNRPAPLAAALAETLGGEGRPDPQLADEVAEALRETELLSPVTRGCAAFHLWRGLTERPAHLAGIEAAVLGQRLAAGSGRALPFLPLSLTGVTALTVTGDPDRRLAGWISGAHRAVLSALMALDRLAAWQARAQAGVADLQGRTPARLIAALVAHPTLAAPQAETETGASRAAVQRNLDLLFARGLVREVTGQGRFRVWGAAL
- a CDS encoding ParB/RepB/Spo0J family partition protein → MPDPRGTLEMRLSVAPPTGGPATFPAGKVSAAPHRAAYVVQPVALDRICMVKLVRDRKKVPDFELSELKSSIAELGLSNPIRVESRPDGDFDLIQGYRRLSAYRELLKETGDVAAYGAIPAAVTEPGADLDALYRRMVDENLVRKGISFAEMAMLALDFASDPGTSEDDPERAVAVLYKSASYQKRSYIRSFMTIVRRLDKALLYPQEIPRSLGLTLARRLEEVEGLAMAIRAELADWDNRSIADELDVLRRLCGAVEDGAGQAIRPAPRPSRAAAGTRTSFTFDRRHERCLCIAAKGRLDIRLDRDFSAIDRTRLEQALRLMLDQVAP